A region of Pseudomonas cavernicola DNA encodes the following proteins:
- the fmt gene encoding methionyl-tRNA formyltransferase yields the protein MRIVFAGTPEFAAQHLQALLTSEHELIAVYTQPDRPAGRGQKLMPSPVKQLALQHALPVYQPQTLRDPTAQAELAALQADLLVVVAYGLILPQVVLDTPRLGCINSHASLLPRWRGAAPIQRAIEAGDSESGVTVMQMEAGLDTGPMLLKVRTPISAEDTGGSLHDRLAELGPPAVLQAIAGLAAGTLKGAVQDDSLATYAHKLNKDEARLDWRRPALELERLIRAFNPWPICHSTLNGEPLKVLAAQLAEGQGQPGQLIQAGREGLTVACGEGALRLTRLQLPGGKPLNFADLFNSRREQFSLGTLLGAAP from the coding sequence TTGCGCATCGTCTTTGCCGGCACCCCGGAATTTGCCGCACAGCATCTGCAGGCCTTGCTGACTAGCGAGCACGAACTGATCGCCGTCTACACCCAACCGGATCGCCCCGCCGGCCGTGGCCAGAAGCTGATGCCTAGCCCGGTGAAACAGCTTGCCCTGCAACACGCGCTGCCCGTGTATCAGCCGCAGACGCTACGCGACCCCACCGCGCAAGCGGAGCTGGCGGCGCTGCAAGCGGACTTGCTGGTGGTGGTGGCCTACGGTCTGATCCTCCCACAAGTGGTGCTGGATACCCCGCGCCTGGGTTGCATCAACAGCCATGCCTCCTTGTTGCCGCGCTGGCGCGGGGCTGCGCCGATTCAGCGCGCCATCGAAGCCGGCGATAGCGAATCCGGGGTGACGGTGATGCAGATGGAAGCAGGCCTGGATACCGGGCCGATGCTGCTGAAAGTCCGCACTCCGATCAGTGCCGAGGACACCGGTGGCAGCCTGCATGACCGCCTCGCCGAGCTGGGCCCGCCAGCCGTGCTGCAAGCCATCGCCGGCCTGGCCGCCGGCACGCTCAAGGGCGCGGTGCAAGACGACAGCCTGGCCACCTACGCGCACAAGTTGAACAAAGACGAAGCGCGCCTGGATTGGCGCCGCCCGGCGCTTGAACTGGAGCGTTTGATTCGCGCGTTCAACCCCTGGCCGATCTGCCATAGCACACTGAATGGCGAGCCCCTGAAAGTCCTCGCCGCGCAATTGGCTGAAGGGCAGGGCCAGCCGGGCCAGCTCATTCAGGCCGGCCGTGAAGGCTTGACCGTGGCGTGCGGCGAAGGTGCGTTGCGCCTGACTCGTCTGCAACTACCCGGCGGCAAGCCGTTGAACTTCGCCGATCTGTTCAACAGCCGCCGCGAACAGTTTTCCCTCGGCACGCTGCTGGGGGCGGCGCCATGA
- the rsmB gene encoding 16S rRNA (cytosine(967)-C(5))-methyltransferase RsmB — MNPRLAAARALAAVLAGKASLNSSLPAQLDKVEPRDRGLTQELAFGTARWQPRLSALAERLLQKPFKAADKDVEALLLVGLYQLLYTRIPAHAALGETVGCADKLKKPWAKGLLNAVLRRAQREAEALLVEIDHDPMARTAHPRWLQKALKAFWPEQWEAICAANNAHPPLILRVNRRLGSRDAYLEELHRVGFAASACAFSRDGILLAEACDVTTLPGFAEGRVSVQDEAAQLAADLLELAPGQRVLDACCAPGGKTCHLLEVEPGLAAVVAVDLEAKRLIRVQENLDRLGLSAQLIAADARQTALWWDGQPFQRILLDAPCSATGVIRRHPDIKLTRQAEDIPALAALQGELLDTLWPTLEVGGVLLYATCSTLPTENSDVLEAFLARTPGARELDIAGQLGQPPPGLKQPHGRQLLAQEGGHDGFYYAKLIKIAAPARG; from the coding sequence ATGAATCCGCGTCTGGCCGCTGCCCGCGCCCTGGCGGCGGTACTCGCCGGCAAAGCCTCGCTGAACAGTTCCCTGCCGGCGCAGCTGGACAAGGTCGAGCCACGCGACCGCGGCCTGACCCAGGAGCTGGCCTTCGGCACTGCGCGTTGGCAGCCGCGGCTGTCCGCATTGGCCGAGCGTCTGCTGCAAAAGCCGTTCAAGGCCGCTGACAAAGATGTCGAGGCGCTGTTGCTGGTCGGCCTCTATCAACTGCTCTACACCCGCATTCCCGCGCATGCCGCCCTCGGCGAGACGGTGGGTTGCGCCGACAAGCTGAAAAAGCCCTGGGCCAAGGGCCTGTTGAATGCCGTGCTGCGCCGCGCCCAGCGTGAGGCCGAGGCGTTGTTGGTCGAGATCGACCACGACCCCATGGCTCGCACCGCCCATCCGCGCTGGCTGCAAAAGGCCCTGAAGGCCTTCTGGCCGGAGCAGTGGGAAGCCATCTGCGCGGCCAATAACGCCCACCCGCCACTGATCTTGCGGGTCAATCGCCGCTTGGGCAGTCGCGATGCCTATCTCGAAGAGCTGCACCGCGTCGGCTTTGCCGCCAGCGCCTGCGCCTTCAGCCGTGACGGCATCCTTCTCGCCGAGGCCTGCGATGTAACAACCCTGCCCGGTTTTGCCGAAGGCCGGGTCAGCGTGCAAGACGAAGCCGCGCAGCTGGCTGCCGACCTGCTGGAATTGGCGCCCGGGCAACGCGTGCTGGATGCCTGCTGCGCGCCCGGTGGCAAGACCTGTCATCTGCTTGAGGTGGAGCCCGGCCTGGCCGCGGTGGTAGCGGTCGATCTGGAAGCCAAGCGGCTGATCCGCGTGCAGGAAAACCTCGACCGCCTGGGCCTTAGCGCGCAACTGATCGCCGCCGATGCCCGGCAGACAGCGCTGTGGTGGGACGGCCAACCGTTCCAGCGCATCCTGCTCGACGCGCCCTGTTCCGCCACCGGGGTGATCCGCCGCCATCCGGATATCAAACTGACCCGCCAGGCCGAGGACATTCCGGCCCTGGCCGCGCTGCAAGGCGAACTGCTGGACACCCTATGGCCAACCCTGGAAGTCGGCGGGGTGCTGCTCTATGCCACCTGCTCGACCTTGCCGACCGAGAACAGCGACGTGCTTGAAGCGTTCCTGGCCCGCACTCCCGGGGCGCGGGAACTGGATATTGCCGGCCAGCTCGGCCAGCCACCGCCCGGCCTGAAACAACCCCACGGCCGCCAGTTGCTCGCGCAGGAAGGCGGCCATGATGGCTTTTACTATGCCAAGCTGATTAAGATCGCCGCCCCCGCTCGCGGCTAA
- the trkA gene encoding Trk system potassium transporter TrkA, which produces MKIIILGAGQVGGTLAEHLASEHNDITVVDTDGDRLRDLGDRLDIRTVQGRGSFPTVLRQAGADDADMLIAVTNSDEINMVACQVAYTLFHTPTKIARVREAAYLTRAGLFDNEAIPVDVLISPEQLVTNYIKRLIEYPGALQVIDFAEGKAQLVAVKAYYGGPLVGQQLRQLRQHMPNVDTRVAAIYRRDRPILPQGDTVIEADDEVFFIAAKGHIRAVMSEMRRLEDSYKRIVIAGGGHVGERLAEAIESRYQVKIIEMNPGRCRALSETLDSTVVLQGSSSDKDLLVEENINEADIFLALTNDDEANIMSSLLAKRLGARKVMSIINNPAYVDLVQGGEIDIAISPQLATIGALLAHVRRGDIVSVHSLRRGAAEAIEAIAHGDAKSSKVIGRAIEDIALPPGTTIGALVRDEEVLIAHDDTVIEAGDHVILFLVDKKYIRDVERLFQAGLTFF; this is translated from the coding sequence ATGAAGATCATCATTCTCGGCGCCGGCCAGGTCGGCGGCACCCTGGCCGAACACCTGGCCAGTGAGCACAACGACATCACTGTGGTCGACACCGACGGCGACCGTCTGCGCGACCTCGGCGACCGCCTCGACATTCGTACCGTACAGGGCCGCGGCTCCTTCCCGACCGTGTTGCGCCAAGCTGGCGCCGACGATGCCGACATGCTGATCGCGGTGACCAACAGCGACGAAATCAACATGGTCGCCTGCCAAGTCGCCTACACCCTGTTCCACACTCCGACCAAGATCGCCCGGGTGCGCGAAGCCGCGTACCTGACTCGCGCCGGCCTATTCGACAACGAAGCGATTCCGGTCGATGTTCTGATCAGCCCGGAACAGCTGGTGACCAACTACATCAAGCGCCTGATCGAATACCCAGGCGCCTTGCAGGTGATCGACTTCGCCGAAGGCAAGGCCCAGTTGGTCGCGGTCAAGGCTTACTACGGCGGGCCCTTGGTCGGTCAGCAGCTGCGCCAACTGCGCCAGCATATGCCGAATGTCGACACCCGGGTGGCAGCGATCTACCGCCGCGACCGGCCGATTCTGCCGCAGGGTGACACGGTGATCGAGGCCGACGATGAAGTGTTCTTCATCGCCGCCAAGGGCCATATCCGCGCGGTGATGAGCGAGATGCGCCGTCTCGAGGACAGCTACAAGCGCATCGTCATCGCCGGCGGCGGGCATGTCGGCGAGCGCCTGGCCGAGGCCATCGAAAGCCGTTATCAGGTGAAGATCATCGAGATGAATCCGGGCCGTTGTCGCGCGCTCTCCGAGACCCTGGACAGCACCGTAGTGCTGCAGGGCAGCTCTTCCGATAAGGATTTGCTGGTCGAGGAAAACATCAATGAGGCGGACATCTTCCTCGCCCTGACCAACGACGACGAGGCCAACATCATGTCCTCGCTGCTGGCCAAACGCCTCGGCGCACGCAAGGTGATGAGCATCATCAACAACCCAGCCTATGTCGATCTGGTGCAGGGCGGCGAGATCGATATCGCCATCAGCCCGCAGCTGGCCACCATCGGCGCCCTGCTGGCCCACGTGCGCCGCGGCGATATCGTCAGCGTGCACTCGCTGCGGCGCGGGGCGGCGGAGGCCATCGAGGCCATTGCCCACGGCGACGCCAAGTCGAGCAAAGTGATCGGCCGCGCCATCGAAGACATCGCTTTGCCACCGGGCACCACCATCGGTGCGCTGGTGCGTGACGAAGAGGTGCTGATCGCCCACGACGATACGGTGATCGAGGCCGGCGACCACGTGATCCTGTTCCTGGTCGACAAGAAATACATCCGCGATGTCGAGCGGCTGTTCCAGGCCGGCCTGACGTTCTTTTAG
- a CDS encoding tetratricopeptide repeat protein: MLESLEKMLAKGVDNALLRFGLGKGYLDLGDYPRAAEHLQRCVEFDPKYSAAWKLLGKAHEGHADHAGARRAWEQGLAAAQAHGDKQAEKEMAVFLKRLARQHPDS; the protein is encoded by the coding sequence ATGCTCGAGTCACTGGAAAAAATGCTCGCCAAGGGCGTGGATAACGCCCTGCTGCGCTTCGGCCTGGGCAAAGGCTATCTGGATCTAGGCGACTACCCTCGCGCCGCCGAGCACTTGCAGCGCTGCGTCGAGTTCGACCCGAAGTATTCCGCGGCCTGGAAGCTCCTCGGCAAGGCTCACGAAGGCCACGCCGATCATGCCGGCGCCCGCCGGGCCTGGGAGCAGGGCCTGGCCGCCGCCCAGGCGCACGGCGACAAGCAGGCCGAGAAGGAAATGGCGGTGTTTCTCAAGAGGCTGGCACGCCAGCATCCAGACTCCTAA
- a CDS encoding PilZ domain-containing protein, whose product MSNQRQSPRTSMKCRIKICHPSFGELIALTRDLSDAGVYVKHPALVALAQGTQVTGQVQDLPIEAPLLLMEVMRVDPEGVGLRFIER is encoded by the coding sequence ATGTCCAACCAGCGACAATCTCCACGTACGTCGATGAAGTGCCGAATCAAAATCTGTCACCCGAGTTTTGGTGAGCTGATCGCGCTGACGCGTGACCTTTCCGACGCGGGCGTGTATGTCAAACACCCGGCGCTGGTGGCTCTGGCTCAAGGCACGCAGGTCACTGGCCAAGTGCAGGACTTGCCAATCGAGGCGCCGCTGTTATTGATGGAAGTGATGCGGGTCGACCCCGAGGGGGTCGGGCTACGCTTTATCGAGCGCTAG
- a CDS encoding lysophospholipid acyltransferase, producing the protein MEKFKGALVVGFLRLFALLPWRVVQGLGAAIGWLMWRLPNSSREVASINLSKCFPELDAAAHDRLLRQSLMDIGRTLTESACAWVWPAQKSLKLVREVQGLEVLQAALASGKGVVGITSHLGNWEVLNHYYCNLCKPIIFYRPPKLKAVDELLRKQRVQLGNRVAPSTKEGILSIIKEVRKGGAVGIPADPEPSVSAGFFVPFCAVQALTSKFVPGMLAGGKAVGVFLHALRLEDGSGYKVILEAAPEAMYSEDPQTAVAAMSQVVESYVRAYPSQYMWSMKRFKKRPEGEARWY; encoded by the coding sequence GTGGAGAAGTTCAAAGGTGCGCTAGTGGTGGGCTTTCTGCGCCTCTTCGCCCTCCTGCCCTGGCGGGTGGTGCAAGGCCTCGGCGCCGCGATTGGTTGGCTGATGTGGCGACTGCCGAACAGCTCGCGCGAGGTGGCGAGCATCAACCTGAGCAAATGCTTTCCCGAGCTGGATGCTGCTGCCCATGACCGCCTGCTGCGCCAGAGCCTGATGGACATCGGCAGGACGCTGACCGAGAGCGCCTGCGCCTGGGTCTGGCCGGCGCAGAAGTCCCTCAAGCTGGTGCGTGAAGTGCAAGGTCTGGAGGTGTTGCAGGCGGCGCTGGCGTCCGGCAAGGGCGTGGTCGGCATCACCAGCCACCTGGGCAACTGGGAAGTGCTCAACCACTACTATTGCAACCTGTGCAAACCGATCATTTTCTACCGCCCGCCGAAGCTCAAGGCGGTCGATGAGTTGCTGCGCAAACAGCGCGTGCAGCTCGGCAATCGGGTGGCGCCTTCGACCAAGGAAGGCATCCTCAGCATCATCAAGGAAGTCCGCAAAGGCGGCGCGGTGGGGATTCCCGCCGACCCCGAGCCGAGCGTTTCGGCTGGCTTCTTCGTGCCCTTCTGCGCGGTGCAGGCGCTAACCAGCAAATTCGTTCCGGGGATGCTCGCCGGCGGCAAGGCGGTGGGGGTGTTCCTGCATGCGCTGCGCCTGGAGGATGGCTCTGGCTACAAGGTGATCCTCGAGGCGGCTCCCGAGGCGATGTATAGCGAAGACCCGCAAACCGCCGTGGCGGCCATGAGTCAGGTGGTCGAGAGCTATGTACGGGCTTACCCGAGCCAATACATGTGGAGCATGAAACGCTTCAAGAAGCGTCCGGAAGGTGAGGCTCGCTGGTACTGA
- a CDS encoding DNA-3-methyladenine glycosylase I, whose product MPRCFWCTDDPLYTAYHDQEWGVPLRDPQQLFELLLLEGFQAGLSWITVLKKRQRYREVLFDFDVQRLAQMSDTEIEERLLDPGIIRNRLKLNAARQNAQAWQQLEDPVTWLWSFVGGAPKINHFKDRSQVPAVTAEAEAMSKALKKAGFTFVGPTICYAYMQAAGMVMDHTTDCVRYAELS is encoded by the coding sequence ATGCCACGCTGCTTCTGGTGTACCGATGACCCGCTGTATACGGCTTACCACGACCAGGAATGGGGTGTGCCGCTGCGCGATCCGCAACAGCTGTTCGAGCTGCTGTTGCTGGAAGGCTTCCAGGCCGGTTTGTCCTGGATCACCGTGCTGAAGAAGCGCCAGCGCTACCGTGAGGTGCTGTTCGACTTCGACGTGCAGCGCCTGGCGCAGATGAGCGACACCGAGATCGAGGAGCGTTTGCTCGATCCGGGGATCATCCGCAATCGGCTCAAGCTCAATGCCGCCCGGCAGAACGCCCAGGCCTGGCAGCAGTTGGAGGATCCGGTGACGTGGCTCTGGTCCTTCGTTGGCGGGGCGCCGAAGATCAATCATTTCAAGGATCGCAGCCAGGTGCCGGCAGTTACGGCGGAGGCCGAGGCGATGAGCAAGGCGCTGAAAAAGGCCGGTTTCACCTTCGTCGGTCCGACCATCTGTTACGCCTATATGCAGGCGGCCGGGATGGTCATGGATCACACCACCGATTGCGTGCGTTACGCCGAGCTGAGCTAG
- the glyQ gene encoding glycine--tRNA ligase subunit alpha, translating to MSQPTPAVRTFQDLILALQQYWAEQGCVVLQPYDMEVGAGTFHTATFLRAIGPETWNAAYVQPSRRPTDGRYGENPNRLQHYYQFQVVLKPNPDNFQELYLGSLKHVGLDPLVHDIRFVEDNWESPTLGAWGLGWEVWLNGMEVTQFTYFQQAGGIECYPVTGEITYGLERLAMYLQGVDSVYDLVWTDGPFGKVTYGDVFHQNEVEQSTYNFEHANVEKLFELFDFYESEAKRLIELDQPLPLPSYEMVLKASHTFNLLDARRAISVTARQQYILRVRTLARSVAQAYLLARAKLGFPMATPDLRNEVLAKLEAAQ from the coding sequence GTGAGCCAGCCTACGCCTGCCGTGCGCACCTTCCAAGACTTGATCCTCGCCCTCCAGCAATACTGGGCCGAGCAAGGTTGTGTGGTGCTTCAGCCCTACGATATGGAAGTCGGTGCCGGCACTTTCCACACCGCCACGTTTCTGCGCGCCATCGGCCCGGAAACCTGGAACGCCGCCTACGTGCAACCCAGCCGTCGCCCAACTGACGGCCGTTATGGCGAAAACCCGAACCGATTGCAGCACTACTACCAGTTCCAGGTGGTATTGAAACCAAACCCGGACAACTTCCAGGAACTGTACCTGGGCTCGCTCAAGCACGTCGGCCTCGACCCGCTGGTGCACGACATCCGTTTCGTCGAAGACAACTGGGAATCGCCGACCCTCGGTGCCTGGGGTCTGGGCTGGGAAGTCTGGCTGAATGGCATGGAAGTGACTCAGTTCACCTACTTCCAGCAGGCGGGCGGCATCGAGTGCTACCCGGTGACCGGCGAGATCACCTATGGCCTGGAGCGTCTGGCCATGTACCTGCAGGGAGTCGACTCGGTCTACGACCTGGTCTGGACCGACGGTCCGTTCGGCAAAGTGACCTACGGCGACGTGTTCCACCAGAACGAAGTCGAGCAATCGACCTACAACTTCGAACACGCCAATGTCGAGAAACTGTTCGAGCTGTTCGACTTCTATGAAAGCGAAGCCAAGCGCTTGATCGAACTTGATCAGCCGTTGCCGTTGCCAAGCTACGAAATGGTCCTCAAGGCCTCGCACACCTTCAACCTGCTCGATGCTCGTCGTGCAATTTCGGTCACCGCGCGTCAGCAGTACATTCTGCGTGTACGCACTCTGGCGCGTTCCGTGGCACAGGCCTACCTGCTGGCCCGGGCCAAGCTGGGCTTCCCGATGGCGACCCCGGATTTGCGTAATGAAGTGTTGGCTAAGCTGGAGGCTGCACAATGA
- the glyS gene encoding glycine--tRNA ligase subunit beta — protein MSAQDFLVELGTEELPPKALKTLGDSFLGGIEKGLKAAGLSYGASHVYAAPRRLAVLIEQLAVQQPDRSVNLDGPPLQAAFDAEGKPTQAALGFAKKCGVELAEIDQSGPKLKFSQSIPGQPAIGLLPGIVTVSLNELPIPKRMRWGAHKEEFVRPTQWLVMLFGDAVIDCEILAQTAGRESRGHRFHNPDKVRISKPSTYLEDLRGAHVLADFTERRELISARVAELAAEQQGTAIVPADLLDEVTALVEWPVPLVCSFEERFLAVPQEALITTMQDNQKYFCLLDGSGKLLPRFITVANVESKDPAQIISGNEKVVRPRLTDAEFFFKQDKKQKLESFNERLANVVFQAQLGSVFDKAQRVAGLAAFIADRTGGDAQRAARAGLLSKCDLATEMVGEFPEMQGIAGYYYALNDGEAEDVALALNEQYMPRGAGAELPTTLTGAAVAVADKLDTLVGIFGIGMLPTGSKDPYALRRAALGVLRILIEKQLDLDLAEAIAFAIQQFADKVKAEGLASQVQDFIFDRLRARYEDEGVEVSVYQAVRALTPTAPLDFDQRVQAVQAFRARSEAAALAAANKRVSNLLSKFDGQVPASVNVALLQEPAEQTLAQVVAAASQAVAPLAAARCYREALEHLASLREPVDAFFEAVLVNADDAAVRTNRYALLAQLRGLFLGVADISLLG, from the coding sequence ATGAGTGCTCAAGATTTTCTGGTTGAACTGGGCACCGAAGAGCTGCCACCCAAAGCCCTGAAAACCCTCGGCGATTCCTTCCTCGGCGGCATCGAGAAAGGCTTGAAAGCCGCCGGCCTGAGCTACGGCGCCAGCCACGTATATGCCGCGCCACGACGCCTGGCGGTGTTGATCGAACAGCTGGCTGTCCAGCAGCCGGATCGTAGCGTCAACCTCGACGGCCCGCCGCTGCAGGCCGCCTTCGACGCCGAAGGCAAGCCGACCCAGGCCGCCCTCGGCTTCGCCAAGAAATGTGGCGTCGAGCTGGCCGAGATCGACCAGAGCGGTCCGAAGCTGAAATTCAGCCAAAGCATTCCCGGGCAGCCCGCCATTGGTTTGCTGCCGGGCATCGTGACGGTTTCATTGAACGAACTGCCGATTCCCAAGCGCATGCGCTGGGGCGCGCACAAGGAAGAATTCGTCCGCCCAACCCAGTGGCTGGTGATGCTGTTTGGCGATGCGGTGATCGACTGCGAAATCCTCGCGCAGACAGCTGGGCGCGAATCCCGTGGCCACCGCTTCCATAACCCGGACAAGGTGCGCATCAGCAAACCTTCGACTTACCTGGAAGACCTGCGTGGTGCCCATGTGCTGGCCGATTTCACCGAACGCCGTGAGCTGATCAGCGCCCGTGTCGCCGAGCTGGCGGCCGAGCAGCAGGGCACAGCTATCGTTCCCGCCGACCTGCTCGATGAAGTCACTGCCCTGGTCGAATGGCCGGTGCCGCTGGTGTGCTCCTTCGAGGAACGCTTCCTCGCCGTACCGCAGGAAGCCTTGATCACCACCATGCAGGACAACCAGAAATACTTCTGCCTGCTGGATGGCAGCGGCAAGTTGCTGCCGCGCTTTATCACCGTGGCCAACGTCGAAAGCAAAGACCCGGCGCAGATCATTTCCGGCAACGAGAAGGTCGTGCGGCCGCGTCTCACCGACGCCGAGTTCTTCTTCAAGCAAGACAAGAAGCAGAAGCTGGAAAGCTTCAACGAGCGCCTGGCCAATGTGGTGTTCCAGGCCCAACTCGGTTCGGTATTCGACAAGGCCCAGCGGGTTGCCGGGCTAGCGGCCTTTATAGCCGACCGCACCGGTGGCGACGCCCAGCGTGCGGCCCGCGCCGGCCTGCTCTCCAAGTGCGACCTGGCCACCGAGATGGTCGGCGAGTTCCCGGAAATGCAGGGCATCGCCGGTTACTACTACGCGCTGAATGACGGCGAAGCCGAAGATGTGGCCCTGGCGCTGAACGAGCAGTACATGCCGCGCGGTGCCGGCGCCGAATTGCCGACCACCCTAACCGGTGCGGCCGTCGCGGTCGCCGATAAGCTGGATACTCTGGTCGGAATCTTCGGTATCGGCATGCTGCCGACTGGCAGCAAAGACCCCTATGCGTTGCGCCGCGCGGCCCTGGGCGTGCTGCGAATTCTGATCGAGAAGCAACTGGATCTGGATCTGGCCGAGGCCATCGCCTTCGCCATCCAACAGTTCGCCGACAAGGTCAAAGCCGAAGGTCTGGCGTCCCAGGTGCAGGACTTCATCTTCGACCGCCTGCGTGCCCGTTACGAAGACGAAGGCGTGGAGGTCAGTGTGTATCAGGCCGTCCGTGCGCTGACGCCAACGGCGCCGCTGGACTTCGATCAACGCGTACAGGCGGTACAAGCTTTCCGCGCCCGTAGCGAAGCGGCAGCACTGGCGGCGGCGAATAAGCGCGTCTCCAACCTGCTGAGCAAATTCGACGGCCAAGTACCGGCCAGCGTGAACGTCGCACTGCTGCAAGAGCCTGCCGAGCAGACCCTGGCCCAGGTGGTTGCCGCAGCCTCCCAAGCCGTCGCGCCGCTGGCGGCTGCCCGCTGCTACCGCGAAGCCTTGGAGCACCTGGCCAGCCTGCGTGAGCCAGTCGATGCCTTCTTCGAGGCGGTGCTGGTCAACGCCGATGATGCCGCGGTCCGCACCAATCGCTATGCGCTGCTGGCGCAATTGCGCGGGCTGTTCCTCGGCGTCGCCGATATTTCGTTGCTGGGCTAA
- the gmhB gene encoding D-glycero-beta-D-manno-heptose 1,7-bisphosphate 7-phosphatase, with translation MKLLILDRDGVINYDSDAYIKSLEEWIPIPGSIEAIAQLSRAGWTVAVATNQSGLARGYYDLPTLDAMHTRLHELVAEQGGELGLIVFCPHGPDEGCDCRKPKPGMLKTIAAHYRVALAGLWFVGDSRGDLEAALAVDCQPVLVKTGKGQQTLGNAVPAGTLIFDDLAAVAAQLLHSH, from the coding sequence GTGAAGTTGCTGATTCTCGATCGGGACGGGGTGATCAATTACGACTCCGACGCCTATATCAAGTCGCTGGAGGAGTGGATCCCGATTCCCGGCTCGATCGAGGCCATCGCGCAATTGAGCCGCGCCGGTTGGACGGTGGCAGTCGCCACCAACCAGTCCGGCCTGGCGCGCGGCTATTACGATCTGCCTACGCTGGACGCCATGCACACGCGCCTGCATGAGTTGGTGGCGGAGCAGGGCGGTGAACTCGGTTTGATTGTGTTCTGCCCGCATGGGCCGGATGAGGGCTGCGACTGTCGCAAACCAAAACCGGGCATGCTGAAGACCATCGCCGCGCATTACCGCGTTGCACTTGCCGGTCTGTGGTTCGTCGGCGACAGCAGGGGTGACCTGGAGGCGGCGCTGGCCGTCGATTGTCAGCCCGTATTGGTGAAAACCGGTAAAGGCCAACAAACCCTGGGCAACGCTGTGCCTGCGGGCACCTTGATATTTGACGATCTGGCGGCGGTTGCCGCACAGCTACTCCACTCCCACTAG
- a CDS encoding lysophospholipid acyltransferase family protein, giving the protein MSTVQAIRIFLFYLLLSTSALLWCSLSFFIAPFLSFKARYHFINVNWCRFAVWLTAVMLGIRYEVSGAENVPKQPCVILSKHQSTWETFFLSCYFEPLSQVLKRELLFLPFFGWAMAMLKPIAIDRDNPKAALKQLAKQGHERLEAGIWVLIFPEGTRVPAGQIAKFSRGGAALAVNANLPVLPIAHNAGEFWPKQGWGKRSGTIRVVIGPPMYAEGTGPRAIVELNDRAYAWVEQAQRDIGALPASAPASEAAAPF; this is encoded by the coding sequence ATGTCGACAGTGCAGGCCATCAGAATCTTTCTCTTCTACCTGCTGCTGTCCACCAGTGCTTTGCTCTGGTGCAGCCTAAGCTTTTTTATCGCGCCCTTTCTGTCGTTCAAGGCGCGCTACCATTTCATCAACGTCAACTGGTGCCGCTTCGCGGTGTGGCTGACGGCGGTGATGCTCGGCATTCGCTATGAAGTCAGCGGTGCGGAAAACGTCCCGAAACAGCCCTGCGTGATCCTCTCGAAACACCAGAGCACCTGGGAAACCTTCTTTCTCTCCTGCTACTTCGAGCCGCTCAGCCAGGTGCTGAAACGCGAGCTGTTGTTCCTGCCGTTCTTCGGCTGGGCGATGGCCATGCTGAAACCCATCGCCATCGATCGGGATAACCCGAAAGCTGCCCTCAAGCAGCTGGCCAAGCAAGGCCATGAGCGCTTGGAGGCGGGCATCTGGGTGTTGATCTTCCCGGAAGGCACCCGGGTGCCCGCCGGGCAGATCGCTAAGTTCTCCCGCGGTGGCGCGGCGCTGGCGGTGAACGCCAACTTGCCGGTGCTGCCAATTGCGCATAACGCCGGCGAGTTCTGGCCGAAGCAGGGCTGGGGCAAACGCTCCGGCACCATCCGGGTGGTGATTGGCCCGCCGATGTATGCCGAAGGTACGGGCCCACGCGCCATTGTCGAACTGAATGACCGTGCCTATGCCTGGGTAGAGCAGGCCCAGCGCGATATCGGCGCCTTGCCGGCCAGCGCGCCCGCAAGCGAAGCCGCGGCGCCATTCTAA